In Cumulibacter soli, one genomic interval encodes:
- a CDS encoding 3-oxoacid CoA-transferase subunit B — translation MSVGFSKQQIAARVAADIPDGSYVNLGIGMPTAVGDALPADKEILLHSENGILGMGPSPAAHAVDPELINAGKQPVTLLSGASIFHHTDSFMIMRGGHLDICVLGGFEVSERGDLANWSTGDTTIAPAVGGAMDLAVGAKRVFVMMNHTTKDGRSKLVRECTYPLTARRVVDRIYTDLAVLQVAEDGLHLVELAPGVSVEHLRSATEATLHV, via the coding sequence ATGAGCGTCGGTTTCAGCAAACAGCAGATCGCCGCGCGGGTCGCCGCAGATATCCCGGACGGTTCGTACGTGAACCTCGGAATCGGTATGCCGACTGCGGTCGGCGACGCCTTACCTGCCGACAAGGAAATCTTGTTGCACAGTGAAAACGGCATCCTCGGTATGGGGCCCAGTCCCGCAGCGCATGCTGTCGATCCCGAGTTGATCAATGCGGGAAAGCAGCCGGTCACACTGCTGAGTGGAGCGTCGATCTTCCACCACACCGACTCGTTCATGATCATGCGCGGCGGCCACTTGGATATCTGCGTCCTGGGTGGATTCGAGGTCTCTGAACGCGGCGATCTGGCGAACTGGTCGACCGGCGACACGACGATCGCACCCGCTGTGGGGGGCGCGATGGATCTCGCCGTCGGTGCGAAACGTGTGTTCGTCATGATGAACCACACCACGAAGGACGGCCGCTCGAAACTCGTGCGTGAGTGCACCTACCCATTGACCGCGCGGCGTGTGGTGGATCGGATCTACACCGACCTCGCCGTACTTCAGGTCGCCGAGGACGGCTTGCATCTGGTCGAACTCGCCCCAGGCGTCAGCGTCGAGCACCTCAGATCAGCGACCGAAGCAACCCTGCATGTATAA
- a CDS encoding VOC family protein gives MPRISLSSITVDDQDHARTFYTEVLGFQIDVDESAGSVQWLTVVSDDEPDGVRLRLEPISSADGRSMQRRLYRQGIAATSFEVDDIDYEYERLSMLGVTFQSPPTDANGVRSCVLHDTCGNWIRLTEPIFD, from the coding sequence TTGCCACGGATCAGTCTCAGCAGCATCACTGTTGACGATCAGGACCATGCCCGTACGTTCTATACTGAGGTCCTCGGTTTTCAGATCGATGTCGACGAGTCCGCCGGCTCGGTCCAATGGTTGACCGTTGTCAGCGACGACGAGCCCGACGGCGTACGGCTGCGCCTCGAGCCGATCAGCAGCGCTGACGGACGCTCGATGCAGCGTCGGCTGTACCGGCAGGGGATTGCTGCGACCTCGTTCGAAGTGGACGATATCGACTACGAGTACGAGCGTTTGTCGATGTTGGGCGTTACGTTCCAGAGTCCGCCCACTGACGCGAACGGCGTACGCAGTTGCGTCTTACACGACACCTGCGGGAACTGGATCCGCCTCACCGAACCAATCTTCGATTAG
- a CDS encoding M50 family metallopeptidase: protein MIAASVADYLGDRFSVAGELTSLTLGIAVALAVLGVGANLVWRQLRYLVTTVHEMGHVVVGWFVGRTIQSVRLNHDTSGLTITHGRQTGPGIFLLYLAGYPAPSIAGFAVLWAVIYQHAGWAMFLSLIMLLVCLGLVRNVFGAFIVLLQLAALSALWIWNDPRVLSAVLTLIGSVLSLGGLRACLDLLALQRRRGSKSSDAAVLAAHSPLGAVAWCYLFVVFSFGLLVVTAAMVVDQSAALG from the coding sequence GTGATCGCGGCGAGCGTTGCTGACTATCTTGGCGACCGATTCTCCGTCGCCGGCGAGTTGACCAGCCTGACGTTGGGGATTGCGGTCGCGCTGGCGGTGCTGGGTGTGGGGGCCAACCTCGTCTGGCGTCAATTGCGGTACTTGGTGACCACTGTCCACGAGATGGGGCACGTCGTAGTCGGCTGGTTCGTCGGACGGACTATCCAGTCGGTGCGGCTCAATCACGACACGTCGGGCCTGACGATCACCCACGGCAGGCAGACCGGTCCTGGAATCTTCCTGCTCTACCTCGCCGGATACCCGGCGCCATCGATCGCTGGCTTCGCTGTCCTCTGGGCGGTCATTTACCAGCACGCAGGCTGGGCAATGTTCCTGTCGTTGATCATGCTGCTCGTCTGCTTGGGGTTGGTTCGCAACGTGTTCGGCGCGTTCATCGTGCTGCTGCAGTTGGCCGCGTTGAGCGCGCTGTGGATTTGGAACGATCCTCGAGTGCTCTCGGCGGTGCTGACCCTGATTGGTTCGGTGCTGTCCCTCGGCGGTCTTCGCGCGTGCCTGGACTTGCTGGCGCTGCAACGGCGGCGGGGCAGTAAGAGTTCCGATGCTGCGGTACTCGCTGCGCATTCGCCGCTGGGTGCCGTGGCGTGGTGCTACTTGTTCGTGGTGTTTTCGTTCGGGCTACTGGTGGTGACCGCGGCAATGGTTGTGGACCAGTCAGCCGCGTTGGGCTGA
- a CDS encoding cation diffusion facilitator family transporter — protein MPSSNPHQQPPRDLTRYGWLSVGTAIVVIALKYFAYLITGSVGMLSDAAESVVNLVAAIVAVVVLRIAAKPADKNHNFGHSKAEYFSAWLEGLMIFLAAAFIIYSAVERLITPSEIENVGFGLLISVLASLINGVVAVVLLRAAREHRSHTLKADGIHLLTDVWTSVGVVIGVLLVALTGWLWLDPVIAIVVGTNILIAGFRLVSESTGGLMDVSWPKEENRQLAEIVRRFRTDDVDIHALRSRVAGAQRFAEMHVLVPGNWSVWKGHDLIEDIEAAIREQFADVEVSCHLEPIEDPRAYGDFPAEITLNDAEPATRYRHREPPPIPEA, from the coding sequence GTGCCGTCGTCGAATCCACATCAGCAGCCACCCCGCGACCTGACGCGGTACGGGTGGCTGTCTGTCGGCACGGCCATCGTCGTCATCGCGCTGAAATACTTTGCCTATCTGATCACCGGATCGGTGGGCATGCTCTCGGACGCCGCCGAGTCGGTGGTCAACCTCGTCGCCGCGATCGTCGCCGTGGTGGTGCTGCGCATCGCGGCAAAACCAGCCGATAAGAACCACAACTTCGGACACTCGAAGGCGGAGTACTTCTCGGCGTGGCTCGAAGGCCTGATGATCTTCTTGGCCGCGGCGTTCATCATCTATTCCGCGGTCGAGCGGTTAATCACGCCGAGCGAGATCGAGAACGTCGGATTCGGTCTACTTATCTCGGTCCTCGCCTCGCTGATCAATGGTGTCGTGGCCGTGGTCCTGTTGCGCGCCGCGCGCGAGCACCGCTCGCACACGCTGAAGGCAGATGGTATTCACCTGCTGACGGACGTGTGGACGTCGGTTGGCGTCGTCATCGGCGTGCTTCTGGTGGCACTCACAGGGTGGTTGTGGCTCGACCCCGTGATCGCCATCGTGGTCGGCACGAACATTCTGATCGCCGGATTCCGTCTGGTTTCGGAGTCGACCGGAGGATTGATGGATGTCTCCTGGCCCAAGGAGGAAAACCGTCAACTCGCTGAAATCGTCCGGCGGTTCCGCACCGACGACGTGGACATTCACGCGCTCCGCTCGCGCGTGGCCGGAGCGCAACGGTTCGCCGAGATGCACGTGCTGGTTCCGGGCAACTGGAGCGTCTGGAAGGGTCACGATCTCATCGAGGACATCGAGGCGGCGATCCGAGAACAGTTCGCGGACGTCGAGGTGTCGTGCCACCTCGAGCCGATCGAAGATCCGCGGGCGTACGGTGACTTCCCCGCCGAGATCACGCTGAACGACGCTGAGCCGGCAACCCGCTATCGCCACCGCGAGCCGCCCCCGATACCGGAGGCCTGA
- a CDS encoding AMP-dependent synthetase/ligase, protein MSLTESISSPQTNPELDWSAIDNRAQSVAHLFRDRAAQSPTGEAYRFARGETWTSLSWGETKQRAYEWAAGLIDLGVQPQDRVAIASSTRVDWALADLSIMCAAAATTTVYPTTIAPDVAYIVGDSGSRVVFAEDDTQIEKLRAHRNDLPDVVKVVTFDGTADGDWVISADDLAAAGRARLEADAGCVDARIDGVSPSDLATIIYTSGTTGRPKGVRLPHSAWTYTGAIATATDLVRPDDLQYLWLPLAHVFGKVLLTIPIAVGSPTAIDGRIEAIIDNLAVVKPTFMGAAPRIFEKAHARIVQVAEADGGIKAKLFRWAIGVGLEADAARQAGKEPSGVKYALANKLVLSTIRERFGGRIRFMISGSAPLNVDIARWFGALGMQILEGYGLTETSATATLNLPGEVVYGSVGRPTVGTSIRIAADGEILVKGEQVMNGYHNKPDATGEAIAEDGWFHTGDIGHLSTTGHLFITDRKKELFKTSGGKYIAPSQLESRFKGICPLVSQFMVVGAGRNFASALVTLDPDAIAGWAEQNGMASASYSQIAQDPRTRDTIQGYVDELNAGLNRWETVKKFVILDHDLTVENGDLTPSLKLKRGVVAAKYRGELDAMYE, encoded by the coding sequence GTGAGCCTCACCGAGTCAATCTCCTCCCCACAGACCAACCCCGAATTGGACTGGTCTGCGATCGACAATCGAGCACAGTCGGTAGCACACCTCTTCCGTGACCGCGCAGCACAATCTCCGACGGGCGAGGCGTATCGATTCGCTCGCGGCGAGACGTGGACCTCGCTGAGTTGGGGTGAGACCAAACAGCGGGCGTACGAATGGGCTGCGGGGCTGATCGACCTCGGCGTCCAGCCGCAGGATCGTGTCGCCATCGCCAGTAGTACGCGGGTGGATTGGGCGTTGGCGGACCTGTCGATCATGTGCGCGGCAGCGGCCACGACCACCGTGTATCCGACCACGATTGCGCCTGACGTCGCCTACATCGTCGGCGATTCGGGTAGCCGCGTCGTGTTCGCCGAGGATGACACTCAGATCGAGAAGTTGCGCGCGCACCGCAATGACCTGCCAGACGTAGTGAAGGTCGTGACCTTCGACGGCACGGCGGATGGCGACTGGGTGATCAGCGCCGATGACCTCGCGGCCGCGGGTCGCGCTCGGCTCGAGGCCGACGCGGGATGCGTGGATGCACGGATCGATGGCGTGAGTCCGAGTGATCTGGCGACGATCATCTACACCTCCGGCACCACGGGCCGACCTAAGGGAGTGCGCCTGCCGCATTCGGCGTGGACCTATACCGGCGCGATCGCGACGGCGACCGACCTGGTGCGTCCCGATGACCTGCAGTACCTGTGGCTCCCGTTGGCGCACGTGTTCGGCAAGGTGCTGCTGACTATTCCGATCGCAGTGGGTTCGCCCACGGCGATCGACGGCCGGATCGAGGCGATCATCGACAATCTGGCCGTCGTCAAGCCGACCTTCATGGGTGCCGCGCCGCGGATCTTTGAAAAGGCTCACGCCCGGATCGTTCAGGTCGCCGAGGCCGACGGCGGCATCAAGGCAAAGTTGTTCCGGTGGGCGATCGGGGTCGGTTTGGAGGCCGACGCGGCCCGACAGGCCGGGAAGGAACCTTCCGGCGTGAAGTATGCGCTGGCAAACAAGCTCGTGCTCAGCACTATCCGGGAGCGGTTCGGCGGTCGCATCCGCTTCATGATTTCCGGTTCGGCGCCGCTGAACGTGGACATTGCCCGCTGGTTCGGTGCGCTGGGGATGCAGATCCTCGAGGGCTACGGGCTGACCGAGACAAGCGCGACCGCAACGCTGAACCTGCCCGGGGAGGTCGTCTATGGCAGCGTCGGGCGGCCGACGGTCGGTACGTCGATCCGTATCGCCGCGGACGGCGAAATCCTGGTCAAGGGCGAGCAGGTGATGAACGGGTACCACAACAAGCCGGACGCTACCGGTGAAGCGATCGCCGAAGATGGTTGGTTCCACACCGGCGATATCGGGCACCTGAGCACGACCGGACACTTATTCATCACCGACCGCAAGAAGGAACTGTTCAAGACATCCGGCGGCAAGTACATCGCGCCGTCTCAGCTGGAGTCGCGATTCAAGGGCATCTGCCCACTGGTCAGCCAGTTCATGGTGGTCGGCGCGGGGCGTAACTTCGCCTCGGCCCTGGTGACACTCGATCCCGACGCGATCGCAGGCTGGGCAGAGCAGAACGGTATGGCGTCGGCGTCGTACTCGCAAATCGCGCAGGATCCGCGTACTCGCGACACGATCCAGGGATATGTTGATGAACTTAACGCGGGGCTGAACCGCTGGGAGACCGTCAAGAAATTCGTGATTCTCGATCATGACCTCACTGTCGAGAACGGGGACCTCACGCCCAGTTTGAAGCTCAAACGCGGCGTGGTCGCTGCGAAGTATCGCGGTGAACTGGATGCAATGTACGAATAA
- a CDS encoding DUF1992 domain-containing protein, which yields MAGYQSWIDKQIADAEAAGKFDNLPSKGKPLDLSDDDELWWVKKLMKREGLAYLPPTLQLRKDAEVTLAAINEMTDEDDVRRALTELNERISEAIRVPHSGPPLHLSRVNADAVMHQWRSAQRG from the coding sequence ATGGCCGGGTACCAGAGTTGGATCGACAAACAGATCGCGGACGCCGAGGCCGCGGGGAAGTTCGACAACTTACCGAGCAAGGGCAAGCCCCTGGACCTGTCGGACGACGATGAGTTGTGGTGGGTCAAAAAGTTAATGAAGCGCGAAGGCCTCGCCTACCTGCCCCCAACCCTGCAATTGCGTAAGGACGCCGAGGTCACGCTCGCCGCGATTAATGAGATGACCGACGAGGACGACGTACGACGTGCGCTTACCGAGTTGAACGAGCGGATCAGCGAAGCGATCCGAGTGCCGCATTCGGGCCCGCCGTTACACCTCAGTCGCGTGAACGCCGATGCCGTCATGCATCAGTGGCGATCAGCCCAACGCGGCTGA
- a CDS encoding 3-oxoacid CoA-transferase subunit A, with product MIDKRVGTLAEAVSGITDGMSIMIGGFGDAGVPVELTHAVLELGVSDLTIITNNGGSGEHDIAALLRERRVSRLICSYPRSSGSHWFKRRWDDGSLELELVPQGTLSERMRAAGAGIGGFFTPTGAESELAKGKETRMIDGRLHVLEDPLRADIALIHAHQADRWGNLTYHLAARNFAPTMASAATTTIVQVREFVELGALNPEHIVTPGIFVDRVVEVGYPR from the coding sequence GTGATCGACAAGCGCGTGGGCACCCTGGCCGAAGCGGTTTCGGGTATCACCGATGGAATGAGCATCATGATCGGCGGATTCGGCGATGCCGGCGTCCCCGTCGAATTGACTCATGCGGTGCTTGAACTGGGCGTCAGCGATCTCACCATCATCACGAACAACGGCGGTTCCGGTGAACATGACATCGCTGCCCTGCTGCGCGAGCGGCGGGTGTCGCGACTGATCTGCTCGTACCCACGCTCAAGCGGTTCGCACTGGTTCAAGCGACGTTGGGATGACGGCTCGCTCGAGTTGGAATTGGTGCCACAGGGCACGCTATCCGAGCGAATGCGGGCCGCCGGCGCCGGGATTGGCGGATTCTTTACGCCCACTGGGGCCGAGAGCGAACTCGCGAAGGGTAAGGAGACGAGGATGATCGACGGACGGTTGCACGTGCTGGAAGATCCTCTTCGCGCCGACATCGCGTTGATTCATGCGCACCAGGCTGATCGCTGGGGCAATCTGACGTATCACCTCGCCGCTCGCAACTTCGCGCCCACCATGGCGAGCGCTGCCACCACGACGATCGTGCAGGTCCGGGAGTTCGTCGAACTAGGCGCGTTGAACCCGGAACACATCGTCACGCCCGGGATCTTCGTCGACCGCGTCGTTGAGGTCGGGTACCCCCGATGA